From the genome of Deltaproteobacteria bacterium CG11_big_fil_rev_8_21_14_0_20_49_13, one region includes:
- the ald gene encoding alanine dehydrogenase, with the protein MIIGIPREIKESESRVAITPAGVSTLIREGHTVLIEKGAGLLSGFADRVYRDAGATILPQAQKIWKMANIIIKVKEPLPSEFKFFKKDLIIFTYLHLASFPQLARALCKSGVTAFGYETVETTDGKLPLLVPMSEVAGRVATQIGARLIHKGPAGGKGLLLGGVTGTKRGVIAVVGGGVVGVNAAEVAAGLGAEVVILDIKADRIQRLQERFKVRAQVLMSSPENVALWVKKADLIIGAVLVAGDKAPKVITKKMLQTMEPGSVIVDVAVDQGGCAETTHPTTHKNPTFIKYSVIHYCVPNMPALTPQTSTEALTRATLPYICKLATMGVDGAIHSDPTAELGLQIRGGKVVHPVIAKLFKSLA; encoded by the coding sequence ATGATCATAGGCATTCCGAGGGAGATCAAAGAGAGCGAATCAAGGGTCGCCATCACACCGGCCGGCGTTTCAACTTTAATTCGCGAAGGCCACACAGTACTCATAGAAAAAGGGGCGGGCCTTCTTTCAGGTTTTGCGGACAGGGTCTACCGAGATGCCGGCGCCACGATACTCCCGCAGGCGCAGAAGATCTGGAAGATGGCGAACATCATCATCAAGGTAAAAGAGCCCCTTCCTTCTGAATTCAAATTCTTCAAAAAGGACCTGATAATCTTCACCTATCTTCACCTTGCAAGTTTCCCTCAGCTTGCACGCGCGCTTTGCAAGTCCGGCGTTACGGCGTTCGGCTACGAGACGGTGGAAACGACCGACGGAAAACTACCGCTACTGGTTCCCATGAGCGAAGTTGCCGGGCGCGTCGCAACCCAGATTGGCGCTCGCCTCATTCATAAAGGTCCCGCAGGAGGCAAGGGACTTCTCCTTGGAGGCGTTACAGGGACAAAAAGGGGCGTAATAGCGGTCGTAGGCGGAGGAGTCGTGGGGGTCAACGCCGCAGAGGTGGCGGCTGGGCTTGGCGCTGAAGTTGTTATTTTAGATATTAAAGCGGACCGTATTCAAAGACTTCAGGAACGTTTTAAGGTAAGAGCTCAGGTCCTGATGTCATCGCCTGAAAATGTGGCTCTTTGGGTAAAGAAGGCGGACCTGATAATAGGTGCGGTGCTTGTTGCAGGCGATAAGGCCCCTAAGGTCATCACGAAAAAGATGCTTCAGACAATGGAACCTGGCTCCGTAATAGTCGATGTAGCGGTGGATCAGGGCGGTTGTGCTGAGACGACACATCCTACCACGCACAAGAACCCGACATTCATCAAATATTCTGTTATTCACTACTGCGTTCCCAATATGCCGGCGCTGACTCCCCAAACGTCCACCGAGGCGCTGACAAGGGCCACGCTTCCTTATATATGCAAGCTCGCCACAATGGGAGTTGACGGCGCGATCCACAGCGATCCTACGGCTGAATTGGGATTACAGATAAGGGGCGGAAAAGTGGTACATCCTGTCATCGCAAAGCTCTTTAAAAGCCTTGCGTAG